The region AATTCGTTTATAAAATATTcagtttttattcatttaagttttcatttgttaaatattataacaattttttatatatataaaaaaactagaaaactctaataatattgaatatgaaaaatatactaGAAAAATTATCtcctttaaatagaaaaaactacaaaaacataataatattggatagaaaaatataaaattaaataagaaaaaaatttgtttcctaaatataatattaaatagattaatattatatttacacACAATAAGTTTTACAAATGTTAATATTCCATGTCATAACCAATTTTCCGGCAATATATTTTAGGTAAGCTTTcataatctatccaaataaaaaattacgcCACCAAATCCGAttctttcatatttgtttttaccaaaatatttttttttattagtaacatgccttttgaattaaaagtaaaggtaattaaaaaaaataagaattaagaaaaatgaatttaggCTGAGCAACAGTAACAAACAGTgaaaactcattttcttttaggTTCATTGTATAGTTGTATAAATAGCAATTGCTTATATAGACATTATGCAGCGCAGGGTTCAGTCTAGGACATTGTCAGTAGCTTAGTAAATTTCACCAAAAAATGTCTGTCGAAGAATCGTGGACGACTAGAATCATCACGGAGGAGGAAGCTGGCACTGCCCAATCCAAGAGTGGTTTCGATCCACTAACCGGGATTTACCACTCATTGCATCAGCTCGGAGAGAATTTCCAAATTCCCACCAGACATGACATAGACACTTCCACTTATGTGCTTTCTCAATTCCCTCATCCTGATCATGCTCAGACTAAAGTTGCCCTTATTGATTTGGCCACCAACCACCAAGTCAACTACTCACAGCTCCATCGATCCATCCGTGCCCTTGCATCAGGCTTGTACAATGGCCTAGGAGTCCGAAAAGGTGATGTGGTGTTTCTTCTGTCACAAAACTCAATCTTGTATCCGACTATATGTCTCGCTATATTTTCCATTGGAGCAATCCTGAGTCCTGCCAATCCCGTCAACACAAAATCAGAAATTTCTAAACAAATACAGGATTCGGGTGCTAAACTTGTTATATCAGCACCAGAGGAGCTGCATAAGTTGTTAGAAATTGGAGTGCCTACACTAGTCACAACTCGTGAGTCGAATGGCGATTCACTATCTGTCGAAGAACTGATTGAATACAGTGATCCGCTCGAGTTACCACAGGTCGGTATAACTCAATCAGACACTGCAGCTATACTATACTCTTCAGGTACTACTGGCACAAGCAAAGGTGTGATATTAACGCATTCAAACTTTATAGCCGTTATGACACTCCTCAAATGGTCTGTCTTTGCAACTTCATCGCAAAATGACACATTCTTGTGCTTCATCCCTATATTTCACATCTACGGCCTTGCATTTTTTGGGTTAGGATTATTTTGTGCAGGGATTACGACCGTTCTGATGCGAAGATTTGATTTTCAAGCAATGCTTGATGCTG is a window of Populus nigra chromosome 10, ddPopNigr1.1, whole genome shotgun sequence DNA encoding:
- the LOC133704327 gene encoding probable CoA ligase CCL5 — translated: MSVEESWTTRIITEEEAGTAQSKSGFDPLTGIYHSLHQLGENFQIPTRHDIDTSTYVLSQFPHPDHAQTKVALIDLATNHQVNYSQLHRSIRALASGLYNGLGVRKGDVVFLLSQNSILYPTICLAIFSIGAILSPANPVNTKSEISKQIQDSGAKLVISAPEELHKLLEIGVPTLVTTRESNGDSLSVEELIEYSDPLELPQVGITQSDTAAILYSSGTTGTSKGVILTHSNFIAVMTLLKWSVFATSSQNDTFLCFIPIFHIYGLAFFGLGLFCAGITTVLMRRFDFQAMLDAVQAYKINNIPAVPPVILGLVKNGSKVKCDLSSLRRVGSGAAPLSKELSDEFRRRFPWVELRQGYGLTESCAAATFFISDEQAKKHPASCGQLVPTFSAKIVDTETGSALPPGRKGELWLKSPTIMKGYLGNEAATAATIDPDGWLKTGDMGYLDEDGFLHLVDRIKELIKHNGYQVAPAELEAILLGHPQVLDAAVIPVEDEEAGQIPMAYVVRAAGSELTEEQVIQFVANQVAPYKKVRRVGFISAIPKSAAGKILRKELVSHSQQITSKL